TCATATTTTTTATCCCACGAAAAATCTAAAAAATCACCATTATAAACATTTAATCGCTCTGCCCAAGGCGATTGTTCAAAATTGTATTTTGCCGTTTTATACGCCTCGGAATCCAGCTCTATGGCGTCTACCGCTTGGGCTCCACGCTGTGCAAGCATCAAGGCAATGACGCCCGTGCCCGTTCCGATATCCAAACAATGTTGAAAACTTGGCAACACAGGACACGATGCACCTAGCAACACCGCATCGGTACCGATTTTGGCTGCAGCACCTTCCTGTTCCACCGTAAATTGTTTAAAACGAAATATTTTAGACATAAAATATTGATTTTTAGCTATAAAAAATGATTCCAAAACGCATTTCGGAATCATTTTATACTTTAATTAATAGAGTTATCAACAGCTGCAAGCAATTTTTTCTACGCGTCGCTCGTGGCGTCCACCTTCAAAACTGGCATTTAAATAGGCATCAACGATTTCTAAGCCCAAATCTTCTGAAATAAATCGTGCTGGCAATACCAAAATATTGGCATTATTGTGTTGGCGTGCCAATTCTGCCAATTCTGTATTCCAGCAAATGGCTGCACGGATTCCTTGGTGCTTATTCGCCGTCATCGCAATACCGTTTCCACTGCCACAAAGTAGAATACCTAAATCGGCATCGTGGTTTTCAACAGCCGTAGCTGTGGGATGCGCAAAGTCTGGATAGTCTACAGACTCTGTTGAAAAAGCTCCAAAATCTTGAATATCAATTCCTTTTGAAACTAAATGTTCTTTAATTTTCTCTTTTAATGGGTAACCTGCGTGGTCTGATCCGATGGCAATTTTCATAATTTTTATAGTTTTCAACATTAGTAAATCGTAAATTTAATGTAAATTATTCATGCTCAATAGCTTTAATTCATATTAAAATTGTTGATTATTTTTTAATTATGGTGAACAAAAAATCAAAACTTTTTCTTGCATTTTCTAGAATAAATTACAATAGCAAAGCTAAGAAATAATTTCCAAATTTATTTTTCATTTTCTATTGTAAAATTATCAACCCTATTTCAATACTTCGGCACACTAATTTTAATTTTTTAAACCAAAAAATCACTTTATTTGTTAGCTTGTTGAAAAGTGATTAAACGATTTAAAAAACAAACTTTTAGTAATTGTAAAAATTGTCTAAAACTAATTTTAGCCAAAGTTTTCCAACAAAGTTATCCACATTTCCACAGGCACATTATATACAACATATATTTTTTAAAAAATTTTTAAAGAGAAAATATATTATATAGTATTGAATGAAAATTGTGAAAAACTATTTTTCTCTCCCTAATTACTGTTTCGTCCTTGTTCTAAAATCTTCGGAATGAATTATGCGGTAAAATTCCGTAAAAATGTGCAATTTTACATCGTTTAATTAATAACACTTTCCACAATGAATACGCCCCTTGCCGAACGCATGCGCCCCAAAACACTTGAGCAATATGTGAACCAAAAGCATTTGGTAGGCGATAATGCGCCCATCAAAGTAATGCTGGACAATGGTTTGCTGGCTTCTATGATTTTGTGGGGGCCTCCTGGCACGGGGAAGACTACGCTAGCGCAGCTCTTAGCGGAATTATCTGGCAGGGAATTTTACACCCTGAGCGCCATTAATGCAGGAGTTAAGGAGGTGCGTGAGGTGATAGAGCAGGCTAAAAAACGAACGCTTTTCTCGGGAGAGAAGAATCCCATTCTGTTTATAGATGAGGTGCATAGATTTAATAAATCACAGCAGGATTCGCTTTTAGGAGCGGTGGAAAAGGGCTATATCACGCTCATTGGTGCCACAACCGAGAATCCAAGCTTTGAAGTGGTGCCTGCCTTGCTCTCCCGTTGCCAAGTGTATACCTTAACCTCGCTCTCGCGGCAGGATTTGGAGGAATTGATGCACAATGCCATTACCCAAGATGAATGGCTGAAAACTAAAAACATTCGCTTAGAAGAGACAGATGCCCTCTTGCGCTACTCAGGGGGCGATGCGCGCAAGGTGCTCAATGGGCTGGAATTGGTAATTCATAGTGTGGGCGATGAAACTGAAATAGTAATTACCAATGATTTGGTGCAAAAGTGCATTCAGCAAAACATTTCAAGATACGATAAAACGGGCGAGCAACATTATGATATCATCTCTGCCTTTATCAAATCCATTCGTGGCTCAGACCCCAATGCCGCCGTTTATTGGCTTGCTCGCATGATTGCTGGGGGCGAAGATTTAAAATTCATCGCCCGCCGATTGCTTATTTTAGCCTCCGAGGACATAGGCAATGCTAATCCTAATGCACTGATGCTGGCCAATAGCGCCTTTCAGGCCGTCAGCACCATTGGCTACCCCGAGGCACGCATCATCTTATCGCAGTGTGCGGTGTATTTAGCCAATTCGCCCAAGAGCAATTCCACCTATAATGCCATTAATCAAGCATTAGATTTAGTGCAGAAAACAGGCGATTTGCCCGTGCCTCTGCATTTAAGAAACGCTCCTACTAAGCTGATGAAGGATTTAGATTATGGAAAGGAGTATAAATATGCCCACGATTACCAAGGGCATTTTGTGCAACAAGAATACTTGCCCGAGGATTTAAGCGGCACCACACTATACGCTCCTGCCGATAATAAGCGCGAAAATATAGACCGCCAAAATTTAAAAAATCGCTGGGGCGATAAATATGAGTATTAAAAAAATTGCTATTCAAAGTTTTTTTGATTGGTTAAAGGGTAAGATTTAGTTTTAAGAATAGATTAAATCTTAATTTAATATGAATAAAATCATAATAATACTATAAAATAAAAATTTTAAATTTGATAAAATTTTTATTTAGACATATGAATCAGTGGTTTAAAAAAATAGGAATTTGTGCATTTTTAAGTTTAGCAAGTTTATCTTTTGCACAACAGCACATAGCAGAAAGCAAAAATTTGGTGGGAATATGGCAACATGTTTACCCTATATCAAATGGAAATTATATAAAAACAGGAAATTATAAAATCATAACGCCTGATGGTACATTTTCCTTGGTTTTTATTGGGAAAAATAAAACAACCTTAACAGGTTATGGAACTTATAAAATTACGAGTGATAGTACTTTTACCGAGAAAATGATTTCCCATATTTCGCCTAAATTTGATAAATCTGGTAGTATTTTAAGATATAAAATGCAAGATGAAAATACTTTGTTACAATCATTTAAGGCAGAAAATAATGATAGATGGGTACCAGAGATTTGGCGTAGAATTACGATGCCTAAAAAAGATAGCTTTATGAAAGAATTTTAAATAATTTAATGATGAAAAAAATATTTTTTGTTTTTGTAGCAGTGTTTGGAATAATGTTAAATGCTCAAGAAGCACCTAAACATATTCCTGAAAGCACAGATTTAGTGGGATTTTGGCAACAGTGTTTTTTGTTAAAAAATTCAGAAGGTAATAAAATATTGAGACCCTCTGGCAATTACAAGGTGATTAACCCCGATGGTACTTTCTATACCTTTATGATTGTTCCTCAGAATAATGGGGCGGTTCAGATTCCTGTTATTTTGCAATATGGCACTTATAAAATTCAAGATGATGGCCAGTTTACAGAGCATATCATTAAGCACGCTATGAATCCTAGTTTCTCTAATACAAATTCTGAGTTGCGCTATAAAAAAATAGAAGGAGACGATACAATCGTTCAGGAGTATCGAAATGAGAATAAAGTTTGGATACCAGAGATTTGGCGCAGGGTAAGCTTCAAGGATATGTCAAAGAAAACGAATTTAATATTTTAAAAAATCAAAGAGCAAGGCCGAGAGTCTTGCTCTTTTTTTATTTTGTAAACTCAGCCAAATGCAATAATTTTGCCCCATATTATGTTTAGCGTATTAGAAACATACCTCACCAATATTGGTAAATACTTTGAGCTTTTGTTTGAGGTGATTAAAAAACCGAAAAAAACAAAGGTGTATCGTAAATTAATCATAAGAGAGCTATACGATTTAGGGGTGAACTCCGTGGGCTTGGTAGCCATACTCTCCATTTTTATGGGCGCGGTATTAGCCATTCAGCTGTACCAAAACTTTAAGAGCGCCGAAATGCCCATACCAGACAGCTATGTGGGCTATGCCACTAAGGTAGTAGTAGTTTTAGAATTCTCTTCCACCATCATTTGCATCATCTTGGCCGGAAAAGTAGGCTCCTACATAGCCTCCAGCATAGGCACTATGCGTGCCACAGAGCAGATAGATGCCCTTGAAGTAATGGGGGTAAATTCCGCCTCGTTTCTAATTCTGCCCAAAATCATCGCCTCGCTTTTATTCTACCCCATTTTATTGATGATATCCATCAGTATGTGCCTCTTTGGCGGGTATCTGATTGGAGATTTATCAGGTATGTGGTCCACAGTGGATTTCGTAGCAGGCTTGCAGAAGAATTTTGATAATTGGTTCTTTGCTTATAGCTTTATCAAGATGGAAGTTTTTGCCTTTATCATCGCCACCGTACCAGCCTTTTATGGGTACAATGTAAAAGGCGGATCGCTAGAAGTGGGGCGCTCAAGCACCAAGGCAGTAGTGTGGACTTGCATCATATTAATCATTACTAACCTAATCCTTACCAATATTTTATTATGATTGAAGTTAAAAATCTTAAAAAAAGCTTTGGAGATAAGGAAGTATTAAAAGGCATTTCCACCACCTTTGAAAAAGGAAAAACAAGCCTAATCATAGGCGCCAGTGGCGCAGGGAAGACTGTATTCTTCAAATGCATTTTAGGCCTTTTTGAGCCCACCAGCGGAGAAATCATTTACGAAGATATTTCCACCAAAAACATAACCTCTAAACAACGGCACGAGCGCCGAAAACACATAGGCACCGTATTCCAGTACAGCGCCCTTTTCGATTTTATGACAGTGGAGGAAAATGTGCGATTCCCCCTAGAAATGTATACCGACCTCTCCTTAAAAGAGATGAACGAGCGCGTGCATATGATACTGGAAAAAGTTAATATAGAGGAAGATGCCTTCAAAAAAATGCCCTCTGAAATATCTGGCGGTATGCAAAAACGCGTCGCCATCGCCCGCGCCGTAGTCAATAAGCCAAAATACCTCTTTTGCGATGAGCCAAACTCAGGGCTAGACCCGCAGACGGCCATCGTTATCGACCAATTGATACAGAAACTCACCCGAGAATTTGGTATCACCACCGTGATAAACTCCCACGATATGAATTCCGTGATGGAAATTGGCGAAAAAATCCTCTTTCTAAAAGATGGGCTTAAAGCTTGGGAAGGCACAAATAAGGAAATCCTTTTTACAGATAATAAGAGCGTTTCCGATTTTGTATATAGCTCCGATTTAATGAAGCGCGTGCGCGAAGTTTTGCAAAGGCAAAAGGATTAAAAAATATAGCTAAAACCGAATTTAAAAAAAAATTGAATTCGGTTTATTTTTTCTTTTATTAATTTAATTAAAAAATGCCCGTACAAGGTTTAAAAAAATTTATACCCGAAGCATCATTACCCCATATAGCGCAATGGATTAGTGGCTACCCGCTGCTCCTAAAAGTGAAAAATAATCGAAAATCCAAGCTAGGCGATTATAGAAAAATCCCGAGAGGGCATCAAATTACCATCAATAGAGATTTGAGCCCATATTTATTTTTGATAACGCTTACCCATGAGATTGCACACATGCATACTTTCGATAAATTTGGGTTTAGAATCAGTCCGCATGGTAAGGAATGGAAAAGCACTTTTGCCACTCTGTTGCAAGAAACTTTACACCTATACCCCGAGGATTTACAGCCTATAATGAGGGAGTATATCAAAAATCCGAAGGCAAATTTCTATGCCTTTTCGCCATTTGTAGCGTATTTTAGCCAAGAAGAAAAGCAGGAGGATACTATATTTTTAAAAGATTTGCCAAAAGGTACTATTTTTGCTCTAAATAATCGAGTTTTTAAAAAAGGTGAAATCAAGAGAATTAGGTATATTTGCACAGAATTATCATCTGGAAAAAACTATTTAATTCATGAATTGGCACCTGTAAAAGAGTATAGAAAAATTTAGTATGGAAACATTAGATAAGAAAAATATCTATTGCGTAATTATGGCTGGTGGAGTAGGAACGAGATTTTGGCCAATGAGTACTACGAGCAACCCTAAACAATTTCATGATATTTTAGGAACGGGAACAACTCTAATTCAGCAAACTTTTGATCGATTACTAAACTTATGTTTACCCGAAAATATTTATGTCATTACAGACCAAAAGTATACCTCTCTCGTGCAAGAGCAATTGCCCAAGATTTCGCCAGAGAATATCGTGGCAGAGCCTGTGGGTATGAATACTGCCCCTTGCGCCATTTATACCGCTTATAAGATTTATAAGCGCAATCCTGAGGCAGAGATTCTTGTTTGCCCATCAGACCACTTAATTCTCAACGAGCCAAAATTTACTGAAATTGCACTCACTGCACTTGAAAATTCAGCAAAAAATCATGGATTATACACTTTAGGCATTCAGCCTACACGCCCTGATACAGGTTATGGCTACATTCAGTTTGATGCAGCAGATGAGGGAGAAGTGAAAAAAGTAAAAACTTTTACTGAAAAACCAAATTTAGAATTGGCACAGCAATTTTTACAATCAGGTGATTTCTTGTGGAATAGCGGAATTTTCATTTGGAGTGCAAAAGATATTTTAAATTCGTTTGAAAATCATATGCCAGAAATGTTCCAAGCGTTCCAAGCGGTTGAAAATGTTTTAAATACCGATAAGGAAGTGGAAGAAATTAAGCGAGTGTATCCTACTTTGCAACAGGTATCTGTGGATGTTGCCATCATGGAAAAAGAGCAAAATGTATATGTGATTCCTTCTGAATTTGGCTGGAGTGATTTAGGAACTTGGCTTTCGCTTTATGAAAATACGGAAAAAGACGAAGATGGCAATGCCTTTTCAAGCAAAAATGTCTTTACATATCACGCCAAAAACAACATTATTTTTGCCCCCCAAGAGAAATTGGTAGTGGTAGATGGCTTAGAAGATTATATTGTCGTAGACACGCCACAAGCACTTTTGATTTCGCCAATTGAAAATAGCCAAGAGATTAAATCTTATGTGCGAGATTTAAAACTCAATAAAAAAGAAAAATTCGTTTAAAATAGGATTTTGTTGCTTAAAGGTTTTAAAATATTAATTATGAATGAGGAAACGCACTTAAACCCTAAAAGACAAACACCAATATCAAATTTAAATTCTACTTGTAAAAAGCAGCATATAGAAGAGAAAAAAGAAAAAACAAATAATTTTTTTGATAATTACGATGCTGAAAAATATAATGAAAGGCAAAGAATTTTAAAAAATATTGAAAAAAGAAATTTGCAAAAAATAGCTAATAAAAAAGCTAAAAAGAAAGCCAAAAGAATGGCAAAAAAAGAATATTACAAAAGTTTGAAAAAATAAGTTTAATATCTAAAACAAAAAGAAAAAAGCTAAAAAAACAGCAAGAAAGAAATAATAATAAATTAAATTAATAAAAACCCCCATAATTCAAATTATGGGGGTTTTTGTTATCAATAATTTTAATCAAATTCCTACAACAATTCCAAATCCAATTGTTTTTTATCTAAATCGGCACGAGTAAGCTTCACATTTACCTCGTCGCCCAATTGGTAGGTATTTCCTGTGGCTTGTCCTACGATGGCATAATTCTTTTGGTCAAACACATAGTGATCATCGTGAATGTCTCGTAGTCTTACCAAGCCCTCGGCACGGCATTCAGGTAGTTCCACATAAATTCCCCATTCGGTAACTCCTGTAATGATTCCGCTGAACTCTTCGCCCACATGTTTGTCCATGAATTTAACTTGCATGTATTTAATGCTATCTCGCTCGGCATCGGCTGCCAATCTTTCGCGCTGACTGCAGTGTTCGCATTTTTCCTCGTACACCTCTTTTTCGGCCGATTTGCCACCGTCTAAGTAGCGTTGGAGTAATCTATGTGCCATAACATCGGGATAACGGCGTATAGGCGATGTAAAATGCGAATAATATTCAAATGCCAATCCGTAGTGTCCAATGTTATCGGTTGAGTAAATCGCCTTAGACATAGATCGCATTGCAAGCGTTTCAATCATATTTTCTTCGCCTTTTCCTTTCACATCGTGCAAAAGTTGGTTGATAGATGCGGTGGTTTTTTTACGGTCTCCTAACTCCAATTTATACCCAAATTGATGAATAAATTGTTTTAAACTTGCTAATTTCTCCGGATCTGGATCATCGTGGATACGATAAACAAAGGTTCTATCCGTAGGTTTACCTCTTTTTAAGCTCACAAATTCAGATACTTTTCGATTGGCTAAAAGCATAAATTCCTCGATGAGCTTATTGGCATCTTTACTTTCTTTGAAATAAACACCAAGTGGATTTCCGTCTTCGTCTAAATTAAATTTAACCTCCAATCGGTCAAAACTAATCGCTCCGTTTTTAAGCCTTTCTTTTCTTAAAATCTTGGCTAATTTATCTAGAATTAAAATTTCTTCCTTCAATTCGCCCTCTCCGCCTTCTATGATAGCTTGTGCATCTTCATACGCATAACGCTTGTCTGAATGCGTAACGGTGCGCCCAAACCAGCTTTTGATGATATTGGCGTTTTTATCCATTTCAAAAACAGCCGAAAATGTATATTTGTCTTCGTTGGGTCTTAGCGAACAAGCGAAATTACTCAACACCTCTGGTAACATAGGCACCACTCGGTCTACCAAATACACAGAAGTTCCTCGTTTATAAGCCTCTTCATCGAGCAAAGTGCCAGGTTTCACATAATACGAAACATCGGCAATGTGCACGCCCACTTCGTAATTTCCGTTTTCAAGGGTTCTGAACGAAAGTGCATCGTCAAAATCTTTGGCATCTTTTGGATCGATGGTAAAGGTAGGCACATCACGCATGTCGCGTCTTTTGGCGATTTCTTCTGGTTTAATTTCGGTATCAAGGTTTTGTGCTTCGTCTTCCACTTCTTTAGGGAATGCAGCCGGCAAGCCATATTCTGCCAAAATGGAATGAATCTCCACATCGTGCACGCCTGGTTTTCCAAGCACACGCGTGATTTCGCCAAATGGCGAATCGGCATCTTCTGGCCAGCTCACCACATTACACACAACTTTGTCGCCGTTTTGTGCATGGTTTAAGTTTTCCTTTGGCACATAAATATCTACTGGCATCGATTTGCCTTCTACGATGACAAAACCATATTTTCTATCACCTATGATTTCTAGCACGCCCACATATTGCATGCGATGTCGCTGAATCACTTTGGCAATGCTACCCTCTGGCTTTTTACCACGAGAAGTTTTGTGCAAAATAAGCTGAACCAAATCGCCTTGTAGAGCGTTTTTGGTTTGTCCTTTTGGGATATAGATATCGTCTTCCAGCCCTTCTACAATCACATAAGCAGCTCCAGATGAGGTAAAATCAATGGTACCCACAAGTATATTTTTCTCCATATTCAATTTGAATTTTCCTGGAGAAACTTCAAGTAAGCTATCATCTGCCACGAGGCGAGAAAGTGCCTTGATCAAATGTTGCTTTTCTTGCGCATTGGTGTACTGTAATGCAGAACCTAATTGCTTGTGATTGAGTGTCTTGTTTGGATATTTTAAATAGTATTGTAATACTTTTTTAGCCGTTTTTCTAAAACTATTATCTTGAGAATGATGATGTTTAGAGCGTTTATTTTTAGACATTTTGTATATTTTTTTAAAATGATATACTTTGTGTCTATCAATTATTGTGCTACATTGTTAATAAACTAAAAAAATATCAATGATTTAAAATTCAGTTTTGGATTAAGTTTTATCGGTGCAAGAATTGAATAGTATCTAAATTCAATCGAGATTTAAGATATTTATTAATTCTAATTTCATCGGCTTCATGAGGTACATTGTCTTTCCATAGAATAACGAATGTAGGCATAATGGTACGATTTTTAAAATTGGTATAATTAAAAGTAGCATAACCAAAATAATCTAGTTCAGGATACAAAGATTTTAATTCTTTAGAAATACTTTGGAATGGAATGGTATCGCTATTCAATCGATTGATTTGCATTTTTTGGTAATCTATGATACTATCTTTTTGGCTCACTTCTTTTTGGAGCGAGCTATAAATAGAGCTATATAGTTTTTCGCCCGTGTTATCTTGTTGTGTAAATCCTCCTTGGTGTACAAGGATTTGAGTATGCGATAGATGGTATTTGTTCTTTAAAATAGTATTCCAATTTTTAATTACTTCTTCGGGAATATTGGCCGAAATGGTAGAGATTGTAATGTAATTAATACTATCTTTTTTGCTTAAAATAGGATTATTAATATTGAAGAAAGTATTTTCGTAGGCTACGGCTACTTCGTTGTTTAAGAATTTCTGTACCTGAGATTTATATACCTCTTCTTTTACGATTCCGTAGAAAATAAATCCACTAGGCAACACTGTTAAAATAGCGATACTCACAATAATTAAATTCGTTTTTCTAGCTTTTTGTGCATTTTGGTATTGCACCAAAGGAAACTTGTTGAATTTAATGTAAACAAAAGTGGAAATTCCAATAAAAATTGAATTTATGACAAAAAGATAAAAAGCGTTTAGCGCAGCCATAAAACCTGTATAGTCTTTATAGCCAATGAGTTCATTTCCCATGGCTAAACCATAGCCCACGGTACACAAAGGTGGCATCAAAGCCGTAGCGATGGCAACGCCCGCAATCACATTGGAATTTTTGATTTTACTACTAAAGGCAGCAATTCCTGCCAAACCACCAAAAATACCAATCAACACATCTAGCGATGTGGGCTCAATACGCCCAGAAAGTTGCGGGTTGATTGTTGTGAGAGGAGCAATAGAAAAATAGAGAAATGATGTAAGAATTGAAATCACAACCATTACCCCAAAATTGGCAAATGATTTATTCAAAGTTTTAATATCATTTACAGCTACAGAATACCCAAGCCCAATAATTGGACCCATTAAAGGCGAAATAAGCATTGCCCCTATGACTACCGCTACCGAGTTGCTATTGAGCCCAATAGAGGCAATCATTACCGAGGCAACCAATACATAAGCTGCTAGGCCCTTAAAACTAATATTGCTTAAAACCTCTTCTCTCGTACGCTCTTTATCCACCTCGTTGCTCAGGTCGTAAATTTCACGTAAAAAATTAAATAATTTATCGCCGATGGATTCTACCTGATTCTCCTCTATACTTTTCTTTTTTTCTTCTTCTGCCATGTTTAAAACACTATAGTATCAAAGCGCAAAAATAAGTAATTGTGTTTAAATTTGATACTAAAAAAACTGAATTTGATGTATTTTTAATCCAATGCTCATTCCGAACTTTATTCGGAATCTCTACGCGTAATTTAAACCCTGAAACCAGTTCAGAGTGACAGGATGTATAAAATTGGAATTTGGTATATTTTTTAAGTCTGGATGGTCATTCTGAAGGATTATTCATACTTGTCTAATCTTTTCTTTAAAAAATCTATTTGTTCTTCTAAATTTTTTATCAACTTTTCATAAACTTCTTTATTTTCAATATGTAAATTTTGAATATATCCATTTCCAAAAGCACCTTCATGGTTTTCTTGGTGATTAATAGTTAATTTTTCAGTACCTAATAATGATGAAATATCTGTTTCTAAAATAGTTGAAATCTCAAAAAGTCTATCGATACTTAGTTTAGTTTCTTGGTTTTCAATTCTTGCATAAGAGGCTTGGCTTATTTCTAATTCTTGAGCCATATATTCTTGAGAATATCCTTTTTGCTCTCTAATTCTACGGATGTTTGCACTTACTTTATTCATAAAATGTATGTTTTTATTCATAATACGAATATAAATATACAAATATTTTTTAAATATGATTTTTAGTTTTTAGAATTTTGAAAAAAAGTTTAACACAAAATAAATTAAAATGAAAAGAACAAAACTTTATGCTTGTGGATTATTAGTAATTTTATCCTTATCGTCTTGTGCCACTATTTTCACAGGAACGAGTGATCGTATAACTTTTAATTCTACCCCAGAAGGAGCAACAGTTTATGAGAGAGGAATAGAAAAGTGTAAAACACCATGTACACTTAAAGTAACTAGAACTTTATCTGAAAAAGATATAGAATTTAAAAAAGATGAATATCAAAATAGAACCATTGAATTAGATGCTAAATTTAATCCAGTATCTATTATCAATTTAACAAATGGTATAGGTTGGATTATAGATGCTTTTTCTGGTTCTATCAAAAAATATGATACTAAAGTATACAATATAGAATTAGAACCTAAAAAATAGAATATAAAAAAAAGGCTACTTTAAAGTAGCCTTTTTTTACATCAACAAAAAGTTTAAACAAATCTCTAAAAACTCATCTGGTTTTTCGGCGTGGAGCCAGTGTCCCGCACCTGCAATATGCGTAATCTCCGCATGCGGAAAATATTTTTTAATCTGCATGGTATCTGGCTCGGTAATGTAGCTTGAATTTCCACCACCCAAGAACAAAACATCTCCATTAAAAGTCTTGTCGGGCAGATGATTTGTAATTAAATCATTGTAGTTTTCGGTAAGGCTTTTTAGATTAAATTTAAAAGCATATTTTCCTTCGTCGCAACGCTGTACACTTTTCATCAAAAACATTCGCACGGCGGGATCTTTGATGTAATCTTTTAGAAAATCTTCGGCATCGCCACGGCTTTCAACTTGCGAAAAATCTACGCTATTTAGTGCCTTCAAAATTGCTTGATGATGCGGTGTATAATCCTTTGGCGACATATCTGCCACGATTAATTTATCCACCATTTCGGGATATTTCATCGCAAATTCCATCACGGCTTTTCCGCCCAAAGAATGCCCTATAAAAGATGCTTTTTCCACCTTGTGGGCTTGCATATAGTGGTACAAATCATCGGCCATGGCTTTGTGGCTCATTTCATCGGTGTGAAAACTGCGTCCGTGGTTACGCGCATCTACCAAATGCGTTGTAAAATATTCGCCAAATTTTTTACCCAAAGTAGCCCAATTGTCGAGCATTCCAAAAAGCCCGTGAAGAATGATGAGGTGCTTGGGTTTATCGCCTATAATTTTGCTAAATAAAATTTGATTTTCCATTATTTTTCGGCATTTAAATAAGCGGTTTCTATTTTTCTAAGATAGAGCTGAATGGTGTTTTCTAAGCCCAAATAAAGTGCCTCTGAAATCAGCGCATGTCCGATTGAAACTTCGGCAATGCTTGGAATTTCTCGGATAAAAAATTCAATATTATCTAAACTTAAATCATGTCCTGCATTTACTTTTAAGCCTGCTTCTTCGGCAAAAATGGCGGTTGCTTTGTACATTTCTGCTGCTCCTTCATCTTTATTGGCATAGTCTGTGGAATAAGCTTCGGTGTATAGCTCAATGCGATCGGTTCCTGTTTCTGCTGCCGAAGCGATGAGCTCTGGACGCGGATCCAAGAAAATAGAGGTTCTAATGCCTGCTGCTTTGAACTCTGCAATGGTTTTTTGCAAAAAGTCAAAGTGCTTTTCGGTATCCCAGCCCGCGTTTGAGGTGATGGCATCTTCGGCATCGGGCACCAATGTTACTTGGTCAGGTTTCACTTTCAGCACCAATTCTTTAAATTCAGGAATTGGGTTTCCTTCTATATTAAATTCAGTTTTTACTACTTTTTTTAAATCAAATACATCTTGGTAGGTAATGTGTCGCTGGTCGGGTCTTGGGTGAACAGTAATTCCCTGTGCACCAAATCTTTCACAATTTATGGCTGCTTCTACCACATTGGGAGTATTACCACCGCGTGCATTGCGCAGCGTAGCAATTTTATTG
This Ornithobacterium rhinotracheale DNA region includes the following protein-coding sequences:
- a CDS encoding pyridoxine 5'-phosphate synthase; translated protein: MKTKLSVNINKIATLRNARGGNTPNVVEAAINCERFGAQGITVHPRPDQRHITYQDVFDLKKVVKTEFNIEGNPIPEFKELVLKVKPDQVTLVPDAEDAITSNAGWDTEKHFDFLQKTIAEFKAAGIRTSIFLDPRPELIASAAETGTDRIELYTEAYSTDYANKDEGAAEMYKATAIFAEEAGLKVNAGHDLSLDNIEFFIREIPSIAEVSIGHALISEALYLGLENTIQLYLRKIETAYLNAEK
- a CDS encoding alpha/beta fold hydrolase; amino-acid sequence: MENQILFSKIIGDKPKHLIILHGLFGMLDNWATLGKKFGEYFTTHLVDARNHGRSFHTDEMSHKAMADDLYHYMQAHKVEKASFIGHSLGGKAVMEFAMKYPEMVDKLIVADMSPKDYTPHHQAILKALNSVDFSQVESRGDAEDFLKDYIKDPAVRMFLMKSVQRCDEGKYAFKFNLKSLTENYNDLITNHLPDKTFNGDVLFLGGGNSSYITEPDTMQIKKYFPHAEITHIAGAGHWLHAEKPDEFLEICLNFLLM